The DNA segment TGTTGCTGTTGGACTTGAAGAAATTCCAGCCTCTGATCCCGCATATAGTTTTGAACTTAAGTTAGTCGATTCCACATCATCAAAATATAGCCAGGTAGGTGTTTGAAAAGTTACCCCAAGACGTAAATTACTTTCTGGTCTGTAGATTAAGCCCAGACGGCCATTGATACCAGAACCTTTAACTTCTGAACTCACATTATAGCTCAGGTCGTACTTGGAATCATAAACGCCATTAAACCCTGATTCACTTACATTACGGTCGTTCAGGTAGCGGACATTTACGAAAGCAATACTCGCTCCGATATAGAATTGATTAGAGATGTTTAATGCTCCTGCAACGTTCAGTTCTGAGGTAGATCCTGTTCTGATTTCTGATTGCTTTTGGTTGCTTATAGATTGAACATTTGAGGAGAATTTGTCTGAAACTGCATTGTAGTCGATCAGGAATTGGTCATAAGCCATTTTTTCAATGGTATAATCGTCCAGTGATGAGCCTGATTTGAATCGGTTTGCTTCTTCAGAAAAGTAACCGGTTACCGAGTTTGGTACCTTTGAACTCTCGTAAGTATGGTCGGCCGTGAAATCATTGTTGCGGTTATAACCTACTCCAAAGACTGCACTGATGACCCCTTTTGAAGGATCCTGGCCTTTAGGTTTAAAAGTAGGACTGTAGAATACTGCACCGATATTATTGAGGTTTAACCTGTCTTTTGAGGCCGTTGTTGTCTGACCCAGAAAGTCGGCCTTTCCCTTTACCATATTGAATTCTGGGGTCAGGCTGAACTCTGATTTTGTGAACAGACCTAAGCCTGCAGGATTGCCTCCTAAAGAGCTCATGTCTCCACCTACGCCGATTTGTGCGCCGCCCATGCTTTTGAACCTCGCAGAGCTTCCGTAATTTGTTTGAGAAAAACGAAGGGCATCAGGGGTATATTGGGCATATAATGATCCTGCAGTAGCTACTGTAGCTACTAAAGATAGTATCAGTTTTTTCATTGGAAAATATGTTTTTACGATTACGAAGCAATCATAAGCAGGTACATTGCGATTTGCAAGAGCGCTGCTTATAATGGTTTCATTGGTATGTCTGAATAATAGAATATTTGATTCGGTTAGCCTCTTCCTGCTCTCGATGATCTGCCACCACCGCCGCTATTTCCACCTGAAGATCTGCCACTGCCGCCACCTTCGTTACCGCCACGTGATGGTGGAGGAGTATAAGTTGGCCTGCTTTGCTGAGGTTCTGGTCTGTAGCTTTCACCGCGGCTGGATCTTTCCTGACGTGGTGGGTTGTACCCTTCTCCACGTGATGATCTGGTGTTTTCTCTGCTGGTTCTTCCTGATTCTCTGTTCGGTGCATAGGCTTCAGCTCTTCCTCCTCTGGAAATTACATTTCCATTGAAGTCAGTCCGTACCGTTCCTGATGACCTTCTGTTACCTGATCCGTAGGATGATCTTGCTCCGTCTCCATATGATCTTGTTGCTCTTGGTGCGTTGGTTGTTCTGCCGGTATAAGTTCCTCCGCCGATGTATCCACCGCCGTAATAACCGCCTCCATAGTATCCGCCACCATAGTAACCACCACCGTAGCCTCCACCATAATAGCTATTCCATCCCCATGGGTTATAGCCAAACGGAGAGTAATAATTACCCCATCCATAATATGGAGAATTCCATACAGAACCGAAGCTTAAGCCTAGAGAAAAGCCATTATAGCCATATCCGTTGCCATAGCCATAATAGCCGTTGTCAAAATATGGATCGTAGTATGATCTCCATGGACTGGAGTAAGAGAATCTATTGATACGCGAAGAGTAATCCATGTCATAATATGGATCACTGGTGCCATAATATTCGTCACTTTGATCGTAATCGTCCTGAGTTGCCTGTGTTCTTGGTCTTTCCTGCGGCGTATAGATCTGCGCCTTTGCAGTAGAACCGTAAACATCATCCTCATGAGTGCTTTGCTGCGCGTACCTTGGCGCAGAGCAGGACGCAACAACAATTGTTGTCAGGGCCAGCATGCTGGTGAATAAATGGTTAGGTTTCATAACTATATGTTTTCTTTGTGTGTGCACGTTTTTTGTAGGTATAAATTTATAAATTTGTAGCCTACATTACAAGCAAATTTACACAAAAAACGTTCCAAATAGTTATGAGCAAAGGTATTACAAGTAAAAACGAAGATTATTCCCAGTGGTATAACGACATTGTTATAAAGGCTGACCTTGCAGAGCACTCTTCTGTAAAAGGGTGTATGGTGATAAAACCCTATGGATACTCCATTTGGGAGAAGATACAGGCGGTTTTAGATCAAAAATTTAAAGATACAGGCCATAGTAACGCTTACTTTCCTTTATTCATTCCTAAGTCATATTTTTCGAAGGAAGCTTCCCATGTGGAAGGCTTTGCGACAGAATGTGCAGTTGTGACACATTATCGTCTTAAAAATGACGGAAATGGCAACATTATCGTTGATGAAACGGCAAAACTGGAAGAGGAACTGATCGTAAGACCAACTTCTGAAACCATTATCTGGAACACTTATAAAGGATGGATTCAATCTTACCGTGATCTTCCGCTATTGATTAACCAATGGGCTAACGTGGTACGTTGGGAAATGCGTACGCGTTTGTTCCTTCGTACGACAGAATTCCTTTGGCAGGAAGGGCATACTGCGCATTCTACCGCACAGGAAGCTGTTGAGGAGACAGAAAGAATGCTGGATGTGTATGCCGATTTCGCAGAAAACTGGATGGGCGTACCGGTAGTTAAAGGAATAAAAACAGCAAATGAGCGTTTTGCAGGTGCATTAGAAACCTATTGTATCGAAGCTTTAATGCAGGATGGAAAAGCTTTACAAGCAGGAACATCTCATTTCCTTGGCCAAAACTTCGCGAAAGCATTTGATGTGAAATTTACCAATAAAGAAGGCAAGATCGAGCATGTATGGGCGACTTCATGGGGTGTTTCCACCCGTTTAATGGGCGCTTTGATCATGGCACATAGTGATGATGCCGGATTGGTATTGCCTCCGAAATTAGCACCTATCCAGGTGGTGATTGTTCCGATCTATAAAGGAGAAGAAGACCTTAAAAATATCTCTGCTTTTGTCGATGAACTAATGCCGAAATTGAAAAAGATGGGCATCTCGGTAAAATATGACGACCGTGACACCCAACGTCCGGGATTCAAATTTGCTGAATACGAATTGAAAGGCGTACCGATCCGTCTGGCCATTGGTGGAAGAGATATGGAAAATGGTACTGTTGAACTTGCCCGCAGGGATACAAGAGAGAAACAAACCGTAATTCAGGAAGGCCTTGACATTCATATCGCTCAGTTGCTGGAAGAAATTCAGGCTAATATTTACAATAAAGCCGCTACATTCAGAGATGAACATACCACAGAGGCGAACTCTTATGATGAGTTTAAAGAATTGCTGGATGGTAAAGCCGGATTCATTTCTGCACATTGGGATGGAACACCGGAAACGGAGCAAAAGATCAAGGAAGAGACCAAGGCAACGATCAGGTGTATTCCTTTAAACAATAAGCTGGAAGATGGTGTTTGTATCTATTCTGGTCAGCCATCTAAGCAAAGGGTATTGTTCGCCAGAGCTTATTAATATTGATTGAAGCATTAAGCTAATCCAGTAAATAAACTGAAACTGAATGGATACGGAAAACTACGGTAGAATACTCAAGGAATTTGAAAATAAAGCTTCTTTAAAGCAGTCTATTTATCGAAATACAACGGAAATCTTCGACTTGTTAAAAAAGCAATTGTCAAAGACTGCCGGGCGACTAAAACACGATTACGGTGCAAAGGATACCTCTGTAGAAATCGATTATAAAGAGAACAATAAGTTTGAAGCGCAGCTGAAGTTTTCCGGTGATATGCTGATGGTATCGATGCATAGTAATATCTTCAATTTTGAACCCAGTCATTCTATATTTCAAACGAAATACATTAAGGAAGATCCATCATTGAGTTATTGCGGGGTGATTTACATCCATAATTTTTTGGCAGATTCCATTAAATACAACCGCCTGGCGGATGAAGGTTCACTGATCGCCCGTATCCTCATCAATAAAGACAAACACTTTATGGTGGAAGGGGAGGGCGCATTGGATTTCCTTTATCAGGACATTGCCAATAACCTGGTTACCGAAGACAAGCTGACGGACATCATTGAAAGGTCAATTTTGTTCTGTTTGGCTTCCGATCTGGTAATTCCTCCATTTGCGCAAATAAAAGAAGTAACTTTAAATCAAAAACAATCCATGTTGGCTGCAAGCGGGTACCCGACAGGCAAACACCTTGGATATCAGTTTAAAGCAGAAATAGAGCAAAATAATAACATATGAAGTTCGCAACGAAAGCAATACATGCCGGTCAGGAACCTGACCCATCTACCGGAGCAGTAATGACTCCCATATATCAAACTTCTACCTATTGGCAGAAATCTCCTGGCGACCACCAGGGCTTCGAATATTCAAGAGGAACAAACCCTACACGTAAGGCTTTAGAAGATTGCCTTGCCGCTTTGGAAAATGCAAAACATGGTTTGGCTTTCTCCAGCGGAATGGGGGCTACAGATACAGTCTTGAGGCTGTTACAACCAGGAGATGAGGTGATCACCGGTAATGATCTTTACGGAGGTTCTTATCGCATCTTCACTAAAGTATATGCAAAATATGGCATTAAGTTCCATTTCCTGGATTTGTCAAAACCAGAGAACATGCTGCCCTACATCAATGATAAAACAAAGTTGGTATGGATTGAAACCCCTACAAATCCAACGATGCAGATCATTGACATCGAAGGGATTGCCAAAATTACAAAGGAGCGTAAACTGATCCTGACGGTAGACAATACCTTTGCTTCTCCTTACCTGCAAAACCCTATTGACCTTGGTGCTGATATCGTTATGCATTCCGTAACCAAATACATCGGAGGTCACTCTGACGTAGTTATGGGTGCTTTATTGGTAAATGATGATCAATTATACAAAGACCTTTGGTTTATCTATAATGCCTGTGGTGCGACTCCGGGACCTCAGGACGCCTTTTTAGTACTTAGAGGCATCAAGACCCTTCATTTACGCATGAAAGCACATTGTGAAAACGGAGAGAAAGTTGCCCGTTTCCTTAAAACCCATCCAAAAGTAGATAAGATCTACTGGCCTGGATTTGAAGATCACCCTAACCATGACATCGCTAAAAAGCAAATGCGCGGTTTCGGAGGTATGGTTTCCATCACTTTAAAGGATGCTGATCTTCAGGAAACATTCAGAATTGCTTCTTCTTTCAAAGTATTTACGCTTGCGGAATCCTTAGGTGGTGTCGAGTCCCTGATCAATCACCCTGTCAGCATGACACACGGCTCTATCCCGAAAGAAGAACGTGAAAAAGTGGGCGTTACAGACAACCTTTTACGCTTAAGTGTAGGTGTAGAAGATATCGATGATTTAATCGCAGATTTAGAACAAGCTTTAAAATAAGAAACATTGGAATTCCTGGAACTTAAAGATTTTTTGGACCACAAAGTTGAACAATACAACCGGCCTAACTTCATCACAAATGATCCGATTTGCATTCCACATCGTTTTTCTAAAAAACAAGACGTTGAAATTGCCGCATTCTTTGCGGCAATTTTAGCTTGGGGGCAACGCAAAACGATCATTAACAAATGTACAGAGCTCTTCCAGCGAATGGATAATGAGCCCTACGACTTCATGTTGAACCATAGTGATGACGACCTGAAGCGCTTATTAAACTTCAAGCACCGTACCTTCAACGATACCGATTTGTTGTATTTCGTGTCTTTCTTCAAGCACCATTACGAACAATCTGAAAGTCTCGAGTCTGCCTTTTTAGCTCCTGAGCCGATCTTCAGAGAGGAATACCTGACGCAAGACAGTGCAACAGTAAAACAATATGCTTCTTCTGCCTGCCTGCAATCTGAATTAAAGGAAGTGCCGGCTACAGAGCGTGCCCTGAACCATTTCAGATCTTACTTTTTCAGTCTCCCTGATTTCCCACGAAGAACCATCAAACACGTCTCTTCCCCCTTACAAAAGTCTACCTGCAAGCGTCTGAATATGTTTTTACGCTGGATGGTAAGAAAGGACAATAAAGGCGTAGATTTCGGCATCTGGACTACCATTAAACCTGCGGATCTCATCTGTCCCTGTGATGTCCACGTAGACCGCGTAGCACGCAAACTCGGGTTGATCAGCAGAAAACAAACCGACTGGCAAACCGCCGTAGAGTTAAGTGCTGAGTTATCCAAATTCGATCCAATCGACCCTGTGAAATACGACTTCGCTTTATTCGGCCTCGGCGTTGAAGAAAAGTTCTAAAACATATCGCATCCAGACCTAAGGAATAACACTCCCCTTAGGTCTCCTGCTTAATAGCCTCAACAAACCCTGCTCCAACATCCTGCTCAGGCATCTTGCTTAATAACCCTGCTCAACAAAACCTGCTCCAACATCCTGCTTTTGCCTCCCCGCAAAGGAGCAATATTATAAAAAAAGAGGTGTTAATGTGATGGCCTAGGAATTTTGCCCCTTCAGGCAAAGGTTCCAGCCAGAACAAAACACCTCTTTTTTTAAGAGATAGCGAACAATATATTTACCTTTATTATTATGGTAACTTTCAAAGCAGAAATAGAGCGTTTCGCCGAAATGGGTGAAAAAACAGGCTGGACCTACATCTTCATTCCCTCAATTATCGCCAGTGAAATCAAAGCAAACTGCAAAAAGAGCTATAGAGTCAAAGGCAAACTAGACCAGATCCCTTTTGAAGGACTTGCGCTTATCCCGATGGGAGAGGGCGATTTTATCATCTCCTTAAACGCCACCATACGCAAAAAGCTAAAAAAAGACAAAGGCGCAGTACTTGATGTTTCCCTCGAAGAGGATACTACCTTCAAAATAGAAATGCCCGAAGATCTTGAACTGTGTTTATCCGACGATGAACCTGAACTCCTAAAAAGCTTCTTAAAGCTCCCTAAGTCCCATCAAAACTGGTACATCAACTGGTTAAATTCTGCGAAAACAGAACCCACAAGAACAAAAAGAATCGTGAGAATTATCTCTGCCATGGCTAAAAACTGGGATTTCGGTACGATGATGCGGGAGGGCAAGCCGCCAAAAGCTTAGCGCTTACCTCTTATAATTCCTGAACCAGCTCCAGACCTTCATTTGAATTACTCCGATGAAAGCTTCTCTAAAGATCCTTGTACTCATTTTAGAAGTACCCTCTGTACGGTCCGTAAAGATGATTGGAACCTCTACTACTTTAAAGCCATATTTGATTGCTGTGAACTTCATTTCAATCTGGAAGGCATAACCTACAAACTTGATTTTATCTAAAGGGATCGTTGCTAAAACCTGTTTACGATAACATTTAAAACCTGCTGTAGCATCCTGAACATTGATTCTCGTGATGATGCGAACATACATCGAGGCAAAGTACGACATCAGTACCCTGTTCATTGGCCAGTTGACTACATTTACTCCATTTACATAGCGGGATCCGATGGCCAGATCTGCACCATTTACACAAGCTTCACGAAGTCTGATCAGGTCATCCGGATTATGCGAGAAATCGGCATCCATTTCAAAAATATACTCATACTTAGCATGAGATAATGCCCATTTGAAGCCATGAATATACGCCGTGCCTAATCCTAGTTTTCCCCTTCGTTCTTCCAGATGTAATGCCGGATATTCCTGTTGTAATTTTTTAACGATGTCAGCAGTTCCATCAGGGGATCCATCATCAATGATTAATATTTCAAAGAAATAGGGTAAGGAAAAAACCTTCCTGATGATCTTTTCAATATTTTCTTTCTCGTTGTAAGTGGGGATTATAATTAGACTGTCTGACACGTAAAATAAATTAATGAGCGAAATTATGGATTCTAAACGAAAAAACCCTCAGTATATCGCATATACTGAGGGTTAAATTATGTTAAAAGCTATAAAAGCTGATTATTTGACATCCTGCATCAGTTTTTTCACCAAAGGAGAGATGACAATTAGCAGGACACCGGCAATTAGTGCGTAAATGGCGAGCTGTTTATAACCATCAGTAAAGGTCACCAGCTTTTGTACGGTCGTATCATTTTGACCACCCTTAGCCATATTTGCGCCAATAATACCGGCTACATACTGGCCATAAGCAGCTGCAAGAAACCACATTCCCATCATTACCCCCTGAAGTTTTACCGGAGATAATTTTGTCATGATCGATAAGCCGATAGGAGAGAGGCAAAGCTCACCGAAGGTAATGACCAGGTAAGACAAAGTAAAGGCGTCCAGAGAAGTAA comes from the Pedobacter sp. FW305-3-2-15-E-R2A2 genome and includes:
- the proS gene encoding proline--tRNA ligase; amino-acid sequence: MSKGITSKNEDYSQWYNDIVIKADLAEHSSVKGCMVIKPYGYSIWEKIQAVLDQKFKDTGHSNAYFPLFIPKSYFSKEASHVEGFATECAVVTHYRLKNDGNGNIIVDETAKLEEELIVRPTSETIIWNTYKGWIQSYRDLPLLINQWANVVRWEMRTRLFLRTTEFLWQEGHTAHSTAQEAVEETERMLDVYADFAENWMGVPVVKGIKTANERFAGALETYCIEALMQDGKALQAGTSHFLGQNFAKAFDVKFTNKEGKIEHVWATSWGVSTRLMGALIMAHSDDAGLVLPPKLAPIQVVIVPIYKGEEDLKNISAFVDELMPKLKKMGISVKYDDRDTQRPGFKFAEYELKGVPIRLAIGGRDMENGTVELARRDTREKQTVIQEGLDIHIAQLLEEIQANIYNKAATFRDEHTTEANSYDEFKELLDGKAGFISAHWDGTPETEQKIKEETKATIRCIPLNNKLEDGVCIYSGQPSKQRVLFARAY
- a CDS encoding TIGR02757 family protein, which encodes MEFLELKDFLDHKVEQYNRPNFITNDPICIPHRFSKKQDVEIAAFFAAILAWGQRKTIINKCTELFQRMDNEPYDFMLNHSDDDLKRLLNFKHRTFNDTDLLYFVSFFKHHYEQSESLESAFLAPEPIFREEYLTQDSATVKQYASSACLQSELKEVPATERALNHFRSYFFSLPDFPRRTIKHVSSPLQKSTCKRLNMFLRWMVRKDNKGVDFGIWTTIKPADLICPCDVHVDRVARKLGLISRKQTDWQTAVELSAELSKFDPIDPVKYDFALFGLGVEEKF
- a CDS encoding outer membrane protein transport protein, encoding MKKLILSLVATVATAGSLYAQYTPDALRFSQTNYGSSARFKSMGGAQIGVGGDMSSLGGNPAGLGLFTKSEFSLTPEFNMVKGKADFLGQTTTASKDRLNLNNIGAVFYSPTFKPKGQDPSKGVISAVFGVGYNRNNDFTADHTYESSKVPNSVTGYFSEEANRFKSGSSLDDYTIEKMAYDQFLIDYNAVSDKFSSNVQSISNQKQSEIRTGSTSELNVAGALNISNQFYIGASIAFVNVRYLNDRNVSESGFNGVYDSKYDLSYNVSSEVKGSGINGRLGLIYRPESNLRLGVTFQTPTWLYFDDVESTNLSSKLYAGSEAGISSSPTATSSLTYQLRTPLKGSFGASYVIGNRALISADIDYIDYSTMHYSLDQDNNQGAIDAANQTIKANYKETVNYRIGAEYKLDNAFSLRAGYGNNGSALKNDKDNYFATKIYTGGLGYRINNYYFDLAYQRVENNVDLSGYYLNNESEPVANIKVARNNVFLTFGVRF
- a CDS encoding cystathionine gamma-synthase is translated as MKFATKAIHAGQEPDPSTGAVMTPIYQTSTYWQKSPGDHQGFEYSRGTNPTRKALEDCLAALENAKHGLAFSSGMGATDTVLRLLQPGDEVITGNDLYGGSYRIFTKVYAKYGIKFHFLDLSKPENMLPYINDKTKLVWIETPTNPTMQIIDIEGIAKITKERKLILTVDNTFASPYLQNPIDLGADIVMHSVTKYIGGHSDVVMGALLVNDDQLYKDLWFIYNACGATPGPQDAFLVLRGIKTLHLRMKAHCENGEKVARFLKTHPKVDKIYWPGFEDHPNHDIAKKQMRGFGGMVSITLKDADLQETFRIASSFKVFTLAESLGGVESLINHPVSMTHGSIPKEEREKVGVTDNLLRLSVGVEDIDDLIADLEQALK
- a CDS encoding YdeI/OmpD-associated family protein, giving the protein MVTFKAEIERFAEMGEKTGWTYIFIPSIIASEIKANCKKSYRVKGKLDQIPFEGLALIPMGEGDFIISLNATIRKKLKKDKGAVLDVSLEEDTTFKIEMPEDLELCLSDDEPELLKSFLKLPKSHQNWYINWLNSAKTEPTRTKRIVRIISAMAKNWDFGTMMREGKPPKA
- a CDS encoding polyprenol monophosphomannose synthase: MSDSLIIIPTYNEKENIEKIIRKVFSLPYFFEILIIDDGSPDGTADIVKKLQQEYPALHLEERRGKLGLGTAYIHGFKWALSHAKYEYIFEMDADFSHNPDDLIRLREACVNGADLAIGSRYVNGVNVVNWPMNRVLMSYFASMYVRIITRINVQDATAGFKCYRKQVLATIPLDKIKFVGYAFQIEMKFTAIKYGFKVVEVPIIFTDRTEGTSKMSTRIFREAFIGVIQMKVWSWFRNYKR